The DNA segment AATTATTCGATCATTGATGAGCCTTATGGAAGAATTGAAGGATTGAAAAGAGATACTTTATGGCAGAACATGATGAGGTTGGGCAGAACAACAGATTATAGCCATAACCTAAACGTAACCTATGCATTGCCAATTAATAAGATTCCAGGCTTAGACTGGATAAATGTGGCTACACGTTATGGCACGAATTTCAACTGGCAGACAGAACCACTTTCTACTTTGAGAGATCCAAATATCAATCTCGGAAATACGGTTCAGAACTCGAGAACAATACAGATCAATCCGACTTTTAACCTGGCTTCACTTTACAATAAATTTGGTTTCGTGAGGAAATCAGGTAGTAGTGCTGCTGATGCGAAACAAACAGGTTCAGGAGTATTGATCGGATTGTTAACGAGTATCAAAAATGTGGTGGGTGCTTATACCCAAACCAAAGGAATCTTCCTGCCTGGTTATTTACCGAAAACAAATATTTTCGGGATAGACAATGCGACAGGTGCACCGGGATTAGGGTTTGTTTTGGGAAGTCAGCGGGACATCAGGGAAGAGGCATTGAGGAATGGTTGGATTACGACGGATACTTTACAATCTCAGCTGTACATCAATACCCTGAGAGAAGACCTGAGTTTAACGAGTTTAATCGAGCCGATCAAAGACCTGACCATTACGCTGACTGCGAACAGAAATAAGACGATGAATTATTCTACGAATTTCAGGTATGATGACCTGAGTAAAGAATTCCAGAATTTCAGTCCTTTCACCACTGGTGATTACAGCATTTCCTTCATTAGTCTGGGAACGGCATTTTCAGAAAAATCAGGAGCTGCAGTATCTAAATTGTTCAATGAGTTTATGGCGAACAGACAGGTGATCTCTCAGCGCCTGGGAGAATTGAATCCGAATTCCTCAGGAATAAGAGGTGGAGGTTATGCGGATGGTTATGATAAGAACTCACAGGATGTGGTGATCTCTGCCTTCCTTGCAGCCTATTCCGGAAAGAGTGCCTCTTCGGCAAGTCTGAATTCTATGCCTAAAATTCCATTGCCAAACTGGCGTTTGAATTACAGGGGATTAACCCGGATTGCTTTCCTTGCCGAACATTTCAGCTCTATTGATTTAAGGCATTCTTACCGCTCTGTATACAGCATCAATAGCTTTAACTCTTTATTGAAATATGAGGAGCGTAATGGTGGGGTAAGCAGCAGGGATAAAGACGATAATTTCCTTCCGCAGTTGCAATATGCAAGGGTGACGATTGCAGAGCAGTTCTCTCCGCTGATTGGAATAGATACCCGCTTAAAGAATAACCTGACGGCGAACTTTGAGATCGGCAGGACACGTTTGTTAGGGCTAAGTATGGCGAACAGCCAGCTGGCACAATTGACGGAAAATAACCTGGTCTTTGGTCTGGGGTATCGTACTACGAAGTTCAGGTTCCCTTTCGGATTGTTTAAACAATTGAAGATGGACAACAATATGGACTTTAAACTGGATGTTGCGGTGAGGGATAACAAAACCGTGATCTACCGTGCTGATGTGACGGAGGCAGAAGTTTCCTCGGGAGCAAAAAACATCACTTTAAGGCCGAGTGTGGATTATATCCTGAACCAACGCTTTAATGTAAGGGTGTTCTACGATTCGAATATCACGAAGCCTTATACTTCACAGACGTTTAATACCTCATTCAGCAACTTTGGATTTAGTTTGAGGGTAACGCTGAATTAGGCATTGTTATAAATGCGCAGATTAATTACCTTTGAAAATAAAAATAAATATACACATGAATTTTCCATCAGAATTAAAGTACACTAAAGACCACGAATGGGTTAAGATTGAAGGTAACGAGGCCTATATCGGTATTACTGATTTTGCACAACGTGAGTTAGGTGATATTGTATACATCGATATTAATACCGTGGGTGATGAAGTAGGCAAAGACGATGTTTTCGGAACAGTAGAAGCTGTTAAAACCGTATCTGATTTGTTTATGCCGGTAACTGCAACCGTATTGGAAACCAACCCGGAATTGAATGACAATCCTGAACTGGTAAACGCTGATCCTTATGGAAAAGGCTGGATGGTTAAAGTAACGATCTCTGATGCTTCACAAGTGGATGGTTTATTAGATGCTGATGCTTACAAAGCCCTTGTTGGAGCTTAATCAATGAATAAAATTAAAGCATTAAAATACCAGATCTGGGCCATCGTATGGACGGTAGTGATTTTGATCCTTTGCAATATAGAAATGCCTGTCTCCACTAATGGGACAGGCTTTTTTTTTGAAGGATTTGATAAGATGGTGCATCTTGGGTTTTTCTTTGTCCTGACCATCCTGCTGTTTTATGGAAGGATAAACTATACCCATAACTATAGTTTTCGCTCGCTGACGATTTTTAAGATCATCCTGATCACCGCTGCTTTGGGTGGTGGCATTGAATTGCTTCAATGGAAAGTATTTACCTACAGGTCGGCAGAATGGTGGGATTTTACCTGCGATATGGGTGGCGTATTTATGGGGGTCTTCAGCTTTATACTTTTGCATAAATCTCATTATAATGAAAAAGAACATCAGTAGGTTATTCCTGCTTTTGCTGGTACTGACGGCCAGTAGCTGCAGTATTTTTAAGCCGGGCTGTAAATGCCCTCCGGTAAGCTATAACAGCTATCCTCAGCGGTAAAAACACCCTGTATTCATTATGTTACTTTGTTGTGACTTTTTAATTGCACAAATCATCCTTTTGCTGCGCTGAAAGCTATTTCTGAGAAGAGCGGGGGATTCTGTTTATTTGGAACTATTATAAATTAAGCCTAAATTGCGCCTTGATTAGGGAAGGAGTCAATATGGTCCTTCAAGAATTAAAATAAATTAATAAAGATGAAACTTTCACAATTGAATCCGGGGGAACGAGGCACTATAGTGGCATTTACTGATTTAGAAATGTCTGTTAAACTAATGGAGATGGGCTGTTTGCCTGGAGAAGTTGTAGAGGTGGAACGGTTTGCTCCGCTTGGTGATCCGATTGCCATTCGGGTCTCAGGTTATCAACTTTGTTTACGTAAGAGCGAAGCATCTAGTATTATAATTCAGTAGTAATTTGGCAAAGGATTTGAAAATAGCTCTGGTTGGGAATCCCAATACAGGCAAGTCTACTCTTTTTAATCTGCTTACAGGGTTAAATCAAAAAATTGGAAATTTTCCGGGCATTACCGTTGATAAAAAAGTAGGTTACTGCAAGCTTCCTGATGGCAGAAGTGCAGAGATTACCGATTTACCGGGAACCTATAGTTTATATCCGAAGAGTAAGGATGAAAGTATTGTCTTCCAGGTGTTGGCGGATAAGAACAATTCAAGCTATCCGGACATTGTGGTATTGGTGGCTGATGCGACCAATCTCCGAAGAAATTTATTGCTTTATTCGCAGGTTGCTGACCTGCAGGTGCCGGTAGTACTGGCGCTTAATATGACCGATCTGGCACAAAAAGAAGGGATTAATGTCAACGTTAATTTACTTTCGGAAAGATTGGGCATCCAGATTGTTGCGATCTCTGCGAGAAGCAATAAGGGACTAACCGAATTAAAACAAGCGATCAGCAATACCACGAAGATTGCGACACAGTTAAAAGGTACCGATGTACTTGCGCTGGCTCCTGAAGCGATTCAGAAAGTGAAAGACAAGATCGGAACAGAGAACGATTATTTTGCTTTGCAGGTATTGCACCAGCATTATAACCTGGATCACTTTTCCGAGGTAGATCATGCAGGGTTTGATCAGATCAAAAAAGCAACCGGTTTTGAAACCTCTAAATTACAGACCGAGGAAACCGTTGCGCGTTACCGTGACCTGGGAAAGGTCCTGACTGGTATAATCGAAGATACAGGAGCGGCAAAGAAGTTTGCTTTTAGTGATAAAATCGATTCCATCCTGACCAATAGGTTTTGGGGCCTGATCATTTTTATGGGCTTGTTGTTCTTCTTGTTCAACGCCATTTTCTCCTGGTCGGCTTATCCGATGGAGATGATTGAGTTTATCTTTGCCAAACTGCAGGAACTGGGACATGAATATTTACCCGCCGGGCAGCTGAGTGATTTACTGCTGGACGGTGTGCTTGCCGGCTTAGGTGGGATCGTGGTTTTCATTCCGCAGATTGCTATTCTCTTTGCTTTTATCTCGATTCTGGAAGACACAGGCTATATGGCCAGGGTGACTTTTATGATGGACAGGATCATGAGAAAGTTCGGTTTGAGTGGAAAATCCGTGGTGCCGATGATCGGAAGTCTGGCTTGTGCGGTTCCTTCCATCATGAGTGCCAGAAATATCGAAAACTGGAAAGACCGCATCATTACCATTATGGTGGCCCCTTTGGTGAGTTGTTCTGCAAGGTTACCTGTATATACTTTATTGATCAGCCTTGTTGTTCCTGAAAAAATGGTTTGGGGCTTCATTAACCTTCAGGGATTAACCCTGATGGGGATGTACCTGATCAGCATTGTTGCAGCGGTATTGGTGGCTTTTGTCATGAAATTCATCCTGAAGGCAAAAGAGAAATCTTATTTTATCATGGAAATGCCGGTATACAGAATGCCGAGATGGGGAAATGTGCTTTTCACGATGTATGATAAGTCTAAGACTTTTGTATTTGAAGCGGGTAAAGTGATCATTGCCATCTCCATTGTGCTTTGGGTAATGGCGACTTATGGTCCTTCCGAGCGTTTTGCTGAAATTGATAAAAAATACGCCGCTATAGAGGCTCAAAAAGATAGTGTACAGATTTCTACGCTTGAAAGGGATAAGTCGGCTGAAAGGCTTGAAAATTCGTATGCAGGAATTCTGGGTCATGCCATAGAGCCAGCCATCAGACCTTTGGGTTTTGACTGGAAGATCGGCATTGCACTGATCACTTCATTTGCTGCCAGAGAAGCCTTTGTAGGAACGATGGCTACGATTTACAGCGTGGAAGGTGGAGATGAGAATGTGATGCAGATCCGCGATAGTATGAGACTCGCAAAAAATCCGGAAACCGGATTGCCGGTGTTTACTTTTGCTACTGCCTTTTCATTGATGTTATTTTACGCCTTTGCGATGCAGTGTATGAGTACGGTAGCCGTGGTGTTCCGGGAAACAAAATCCTGGAAGTGGCCAATGATACAATTGGTGTATATGACCGTGATGGCTTATGTGGCGAGTTTAATTGCTTATCAGTTTTTAAAGTAATATATTGACTTCATAAAACGCAATGCTGTCATGAACAAAAGAATGGAAAAATTGCTCAATGAGCAGGTTAACTTAGAAATGTATTCGGCTAATGCCTATTGGGCAATGTGTTCCTGGTTCTCGGACAAGGATTTGGATGGATTCGCT comes from the Pedobacter sp. FW305-3-2-15-E-R2A2 genome and includes:
- the gcvH gene encoding glycine cleavage system protein GcvH, giving the protein MNFPSELKYTKDHEWVKIEGNEAYIGITDFAQRELGDIVYIDINTVGDEVGKDDVFGTVEAVKTVSDLFMPVTATVLETNPELNDNPELVNADPYGKGWMVKVTISDASQVDGLLDADAYKALVGA
- a CDS encoding VanZ family protein, with the translated sequence MNKIKALKYQIWAIVWTVVILILCNIEMPVSTNGTGFFFEGFDKMVHLGFFFVLTILLFYGRINYTHNYSFRSLTIFKIILITAALGGGIELLQWKVFTYRSAEWWDFTCDMGGVFMGVFSFILLHKSHYNEKEHQ
- a CDS encoding FeoA family protein; translation: MKLSQLNPGERGTIVAFTDLEMSVKLMEMGCLPGEVVEVERFAPLGDPIAIRVSGYQLCLRKSEASSIIIQ
- the feoB gene encoding ferrous iron transport protein B codes for the protein MKIALVGNPNTGKSTLFNLLTGLNQKIGNFPGITVDKKVGYCKLPDGRSAEITDLPGTYSLYPKSKDESIVFQVLADKNNSSYPDIVVLVADATNLRRNLLLYSQVADLQVPVVLALNMTDLAQKEGINVNVNLLSERLGIQIVAISARSNKGLTELKQAISNTTKIATQLKGTDVLALAPEAIQKVKDKIGTENDYFALQVLHQHYNLDHFSEVDHAGFDQIKKATGFETSKLQTEETVARYRDLGKVLTGIIEDTGAAKKFAFSDKIDSILTNRFWGLIIFMGLLFFLFNAIFSWSAYPMEMIEFIFAKLQELGHEYLPAGQLSDLLLDGVLAGLGGIVVFIPQIAILFAFISILEDTGYMARVTFMMDRIMRKFGLSGKSVVPMIGSLACAVPSIMSARNIENWKDRIITIMVAPLVSCSARLPVYTLLISLVVPEKMVWGFINLQGLTLMGMYLISIVAAVLVAFVMKFILKAKEKSYFIMEMPVYRMPRWGNVLFTMYDKSKTFVFEAGKVIIAISIVLWVMATYGPSERFAEIDKKYAAIEAQKDSVQISTLERDKSAERLENSYAGILGHAIEPAIRPLGFDWKIGIALITSFAAREAFVGTMATIYSVEGGDENVMQIRDSMRLAKNPETGLPVFTFATAFSLMLFYAFAMQCMSTVAVVFRETKSWKWPMIQLVYMTVMAYVASLIAYQFLK